In Polynucleobacter sp. es-EL-1, the following are encoded in one genomic region:
- the purB gene encoding adenylosuccinate lyase, which produces MSQPLSTLNALSPLDGRYAGKLDALRPWLSEAAFMRQRVFVEIHWLLALASAGLPDVPKISAADEAFLLSLPENFSDADAQRIKDIEAVTNHDVKAVEYFLKEKVSGRPDLLKASEFIHFACTSEDINNTSHGLMLRGARDEVLLPQLRKVLSVLTDLAIENAKVPLLSRTHGQPASPSTLGKELANIAKRLERAIAAIAAVPLLGKMNGAVGNYNAHLSAYPDFDWENFSKGVVEKRLGLTFNPYTIQIEPHDGMAELFDAIARANTILLDMDRDFWAYISIGYFKQRTKAGEIGSSTMPHKVNPIDFENSEGNLGVANALLRHLAEKLPISRWQRDLTDSTVLRNLGPAFGHSVLAYDSALRGLGKLEVNHAAIAADLDECWEVLAEPVQTVMRRYGIENPYEQLKELTRGKGINKEDLQTFIRGLKIPDDAKKLLLEMTPSSYLGKAVELTERLKK; this is translated from the coding sequence GTGAGTCAGCCGCTTTCAACCCTCAATGCACTCTCCCCATTAGACGGCCGCTATGCCGGAAAGTTGGATGCTTTAAGACCTTGGTTATCTGAGGCAGCATTCATGCGTCAGCGGGTATTTGTGGAAATACATTGGCTTTTGGCTTTGGCTTCAGCCGGGCTTCCGGATGTCCCGAAAATTAGCGCAGCAGACGAGGCATTTTTACTGTCTTTGCCAGAAAATTTTTCAGATGCCGATGCGCAGCGTATTAAAGATATCGAAGCGGTAACCAATCATGATGTCAAGGCGGTGGAGTATTTCTTAAAGGAAAAAGTTTCTGGTCGTCCAGATCTCCTCAAGGCAAGTGAGTTTATTCATTTTGCTTGTACCTCTGAAGACATTAACAACACCTCACATGGTTTGATGTTGCGTGGGGCGCGTGATGAAGTCTTATTGCCGCAACTCAGAAAAGTGCTCTCTGTATTAACTGACCTCGCTATTGAAAATGCCAAGGTACCATTGTTGTCACGCACCCATGGTCAGCCAGCCTCACCCAGCACTTTAGGCAAGGAGTTGGCCAATATTGCTAAACGTTTGGAACGTGCTATTGCCGCAATCGCTGCAGTTCCGTTGTTAGGAAAAATGAATGGTGCAGTTGGTAACTACAACGCTCATTTATCTGCCTATCCTGATTTTGATTGGGAAAACTTTTCTAAGGGTGTTGTTGAGAAACGCCTAGGTCTTACCTTTAATCCCTATACCATTCAGATTGAGCCGCATGATGGCATGGCTGAACTATTTGATGCTATTGCACGCGCCAACACGATCTTGTTGGATATGGACCGTGATTTTTGGGCCTATATTTCGATTGGGTACTTTAAGCAGCGTACTAAGGCGGGTGAGATTGGCTCCTCAACTATGCCGCATAAGGTCAATCCGATTGATTTTGAAAACTCCGAAGGTAACTTGGGCGTCGCTAATGCATTATTGCGCCACCTCGCTGAGAAGTTGCCCATTTCGCGTTGGCAACGTGACTTAACTGACTCTACAGTCCTGCGTAATTTAGGCCCAGCATTTGGTCATAGTGTTTTAGCTTATGACAGCGCCTTACGTGGCTTAGGAAAATTAGAAGTGAACCACGCAGCTATTGCGGCTGATCTTGACGAGTGCTGGGAGGTACTCGCTGAGCCAGTGCAGACGGTAATGCGTCGCTATGGCATCGAGAACCCTTATGAGCAACTCAAAGAGTTAACCCGTGGCAAGGGAATTAACAAGGAGGATTTGCAAACATTTATTCGTGGTCTCAAGATTCCGGATGATGCTAAAAAGTTACTCCTGGAAATGACCCCCTCCTCCTATTTAGGCAAGGCGGTCGAACTGACCGAACGTCTAAAAAAGTGA
- the yajC gene encoding preprotein translocase subunit YajC: MWISNAFAQAPAAGADSGGLMSFLPLILMFVVLYFIMIRPQMKRQKETKAMLEALGVGDEVVTVGGIMGKVTALKDQVVTVEIASGTEVQMQKAAITTVLPKGTLKSA, translated from the coding sequence ATGTGGATTAGTAACGCTTTTGCCCAGGCTCCTGCTGCGGGCGCAGACTCTGGTGGCTTAATGAGCTTCCTACCCCTAATACTGATGTTTGTAGTGCTGTACTTCATCATGATTCGCCCACAGATGAAGCGTCAAAAAGAAACTAAGGCCATGCTTGAAGCATTAGGCGTTGGTGATGAAGTGGTAACGGTTGGCGGCATCATGGGCAAAGTAACTGCCCTAAAAGATCAGGTAGTAACTGTTGAGATTGCTTCTGGCACTGAAGTCCAAATGCAAAAGGCAGCTATCACTACAGTATTGCCTAAAGGCACATTGAAGTCCGCTTAA
- the secF gene encoding protein translocase subunit SecF: MEFFRIKKDIPFMRHALVLNAVSLITFIAAVFFLWHNGLHLSIEFTGGTVMEVTYPQTAPLDSIRSKVEKLGYTDTQIQNFGSSRDVMIRLPLQKDAEGKMISSADQSAAVMQALDPQGTGAKLQRVEFVGPQVGKELALDGLKALVFVIIGIMVYLSFRFEWKFAVAGIIANLHDIVIILGFFAFFQWEFSLSVLAAVLAVLGYSVNESVVIFDRIRENFRKYRKMNTREVIDNAITSTISRTVITHGSTEMMVLAMLFFGGPTLFYFALALTIGILFGIYSSVFVAAALAMWLGVTREDLVKGERKPDDAARSDDPNFGAQV, translated from the coding sequence ATGGAATTCTTCCGCATCAAAAAAGATATTCCCTTTATGCGCCATGCTCTGGTGCTCAATGCTGTTTCCCTCATTACTTTTATTGCCGCAGTTTTCTTCCTTTGGCATAACGGTTTACATTTATCTATTGAATTTACTGGCGGTACTGTCATGGAGGTTACCTACCCCCAAACAGCGCCATTAGATTCAATTCGCTCTAAAGTAGAAAAGCTCGGGTATACCGATACTCAGATTCAGAACTTTGGCAGCTCACGTGATGTCATGATCCGCCTGCCTTTGCAAAAAGATGCTGAAGGAAAGATGATTTCTTCTGCCGATCAAAGCGCTGCAGTCATGCAAGCTTTAGATCCACAGGGCACGGGAGCCAAACTTCAGCGCGTGGAATTTGTTGGCCCACAGGTAGGCAAAGAATTGGCACTTGATGGTTTAAAGGCACTCGTCTTTGTGATCATCGGCATCATGGTGTATCTATCATTCCGCTTTGAGTGGAAATTTGCAGTTGCCGGCATCATTGCCAACCTGCATGACATTGTGATTATTCTGGGCTTTTTTGCATTCTTTCAATGGGAATTCTCCCTCTCCGTATTGGCAGCGGTGCTTGCAGTCCTCGGCTACTCTGTCAATGAATCCGTTGTGATCTTTGACCGCATTCGTGAAAACTTCCGCAAGTATCGCAAGATGAATACCCGTGAAGTGATCGATAACGCGATTACGAGCACTATCAGCCGCACCGTGATTACTCACGGCAGTACAGAGATGATGGTGCTAGCAATGCTGTTTTTTGGCGGCCCGACTCTCTTTTACTTTGCTCTAGCGCTGACGATCGGTATTCTCTTTGGTATCTATTCTTCTGTATTCGTAGCCGCTGCCTTAGCAATGTGGCTAGGCGTAACACGTGAAGATTTAGTCAAGGGTGAGCGTAAGCCAGATGATGCAGCGCGCAGTGATGACCCCAACTTTGGGGCGCAAGTTTAA
- the mnmA gene encoding tRNA 2-thiouridine(34) synthase MnmA, giving the protein MIQPNSSAIPASNPSKVVIGMSGGVDSSVAAWMLKEQGYEVIGLFMKNWEDDDNDEYCSARQDWLDVVSVADLIGIDVEAVNFAAEYRERVFADFLREYAAGRTPNPDVLCNAEIKFKAFLDHAMSLGADAIATGHYARVRHEGGRVQLLKAVDASKDQSYFLHRLTQAQLANVLFPLGEIPKTEVRKIAEHIGLHNARKKDSTGICFIGERPFREFLNRYLPRTPGPIKTPEGKTVGEHMGLAFFTLGQRKGIGLGGSQDGNGDAWYVARKDVANNTLYVVQGHEHPWLLANQLLAMDASWVAGNPPESGQYSAKTRYRQSDAPCSMSFGGQEPLGFELTFPEAQWAVTPGQSAVLYDGDVCLGGGIIAV; this is encoded by the coding sequence ATGATCCAGCCCAATTCTTCAGCAATTCCAGCCTCAAATCCATCTAAAGTGGTGATTGGGATGTCTGGTGGGGTAGATTCGTCTGTTGCCGCCTGGATGCTCAAGGAGCAGGGCTATGAGGTTATCGGCCTTTTCATGAAAAACTGGGAAGACGACGATAACGATGAATACTGTTCTGCACGCCAAGATTGGCTAGATGTCGTATCGGTGGCTGATCTAATCGGGATTGATGTGGAGGCGGTCAATTTTGCTGCCGAGTATCGGGAGCGGGTATTTGCTGATTTCTTGCGGGAGTACGCTGCAGGGAGAACGCCCAACCCGGATGTATTGTGCAATGCAGAAATTAAGTTCAAGGCATTTTTAGATCATGCGATGAGTTTGGGTGCTGATGCGATTGCGACAGGGCACTATGCACGCGTTCGCCATGAGGGCGGTCGAGTCCAACTGTTAAAAGCAGTCGACGCCAGCAAGGATCAAAGTTATTTCTTGCATCGCCTGACGCAAGCTCAATTGGCAAATGTTCTTTTCCCTTTGGGGGAAATCCCCAAAACCGAAGTGCGCAAAATTGCTGAGCATATTGGCTTACATAATGCGCGCAAGAAAGACTCAACCGGCATTTGTTTTATTGGGGAGCGCCCCTTTCGGGAGTTCTTAAACCGCTATTTGCCGCGGACTCCTGGGCCGATTAAAACCCCAGAAGGTAAGACGGTTGGAGAGCATATGGGGCTAGCATTCTTCACCCTGGGGCAACGCAAAGGAATCGGCTTAGGAGGCAGCCAGGATGGCAATGGGGATGCCTGGTACGTGGCCCGTAAAGATGTTGCCAATAACACTTTATATGTTGTGCAGGGGCATGAACACCCTTGGTTATTGGCCAATCAACTTTTGGCGATGGATGCCAGTTGGGTTGCTGGCAACCCACCCGAATCAGGGCAATACTCAGCTAAGACACGTTATCGGCAGTCAGATGCGCCATGCAGCATGTCTTTTGGGGGGCAAGAGCCCTTGGGTTTTGAGCTGACATTTCCAGAGGCTCAATGGGCGGTGACACCAGGTCAATCCGCTGTTTTATATGACGGAGACGTCTGCTTAGGCGGCGGGATTATTGCTGTTTAA
- the tgt gene encoding tRNA guanosine(34) transglycosylase Tgt — MTKPVHFNILARDSQSPARLGQLDLPHGSVQTPIFMPVGTYGTVKAMTPRDLNEAKAQIILGNTFHLWLRPGLDVIKKHGGLHRFMGWDKPILTDSGGFQVFSLGALRKISEEGVTFASPINGDKLFMSPEVSMEIQAVLNSDIAMQFDECTPYEVKGQPTSEKTARASLEMSLRWGDRSLKRFRELETGNGLFGIVQGGMFENLREFSLEAVRQQGFDGIAIGGLSVGEPKPEFERILNFTAPKLPEHMPHYLMGVGTPEDLMLGVSLGIDMFDCVMPTRNARNGWLFTRFGDLKLRNSGYKDDDRPLDPTCACYTCQNFTRSYLNHLQKANEILGSQLNTIHNLSYYLQLMEEVREALSKDRFSAYREQFHRDRQRGVEPGQD; from the coding sequence ATGACTAAACCTGTTCACTTCAATATTTTGGCTCGCGACTCCCAGAGTCCAGCTCGCTTAGGGCAACTAGATCTTCCACATGGCAGTGTGCAAACCCCGATCTTTATGCCCGTAGGCACCTATGGCACCGTAAAGGCCATGACACCCCGAGATCTAAACGAGGCGAAAGCCCAAATTATTTTGGGCAATACTTTTCATCTCTGGTTACGACCTGGTCTAGATGTCATTAAAAAGCATGGTGGACTGCATCGCTTTATGGGATGGGATAAGCCTATCCTGACTGACTCTGGTGGATTTCAGGTATTTAGCTTGGGGGCATTGCGAAAGATTTCAGAGGAAGGCGTCACTTTTGCCTCCCCCATTAATGGCGATAAATTATTTATGTCGCCAGAAGTATCAATGGAAATTCAGGCAGTGCTCAATAGTGACATTGCCATGCAGTTTGATGAATGCACTCCGTATGAGGTGAAGGGGCAGCCCACTAGCGAAAAAACGGCTCGCGCATCTCTCGAAATGTCTTTACGTTGGGGTGATCGCTCACTCAAGCGCTTTCGGGAACTTGAAACCGGTAATGGCCTCTTTGGCATCGTTCAAGGCGGGATGTTTGAAAATCTTCGAGAGTTTTCGCTTGAGGCAGTCCGTCAGCAAGGTTTTGATGGGATTGCCATTGGCGGCTTATCCGTTGGTGAGCCAAAACCAGAATTTGAGCGTATTTTGAACTTCACGGCCCCTAAACTTCCTGAACACATGCCGCATTATTTGATGGGGGTTGGAACACCAGAGGATCTAATGCTTGGCGTGAGCCTCGGAATTGATATGTTTGACTGCGTCATGCCAACCCGTAATGCACGTAATGGCTGGCTATTTACCCGCTTCGGGGACCTTAAATTGCGCAATTCTGGGTATAAAGACGATGATAGGCCCTTAGATCCTACCTGCGCCTGCTACACCTGCCAAAACTTCACTAGATCCTACTTAAACCACCTACAGAAAGCTAATGAGATTCTGGGGTCTCAGCTCAATACCATCCATAACCTCTCCTACTACCTGCAATTAATGGAGGAGGTTCGTGAGGCGCTGTCCAAGGATCGCTTTAGCGCCTATCGCGAGCAATTTCATCGTGATCGCCAACGAGGTGTCGAGCCTGGGCAGGATTAA
- the queA gene encoding tRNA preQ1(34) S-adenosylmethionine ribosyltransferase-isomerase QueA — MQLSDFNYDLPSQLIAQHPLANRTDSRLLELRVDGDKSAQLIDRQFRDILTLINPGDLLVFNDTKVIPARLHGKKETGGNVELLIERISAENQAWVQIRASKVPKTGSIVHIQNPAGESFPVEMIGYDGRFYEVRFPENVFSLLERFGELPLPPYIEHQPDAQDATRYQTVVAKNPGAVAAPTAGLHFDEDILERLSQNGVRHATVTLHVGAGTFTPVREEDLSKHRMHYEWYSIPTQTLEAIAQTHRNGNRVIAVGTTSLRALESQTLTQQSSGETNLFITPGFSFKAVDCLITNFHLPKSTLLMLVSAFAGVDNIRNAYQHAIQNEYRFFSYGDAMFLSRPHLSNP, encoded by the coding sequence ATGCAACTCTCTGACTTCAATTACGACCTCCCCTCACAACTAATTGCCCAGCACCCCCTGGCAAATAGGACAGATAGCCGACTCTTAGAGCTTAGAGTTGACGGGGATAAGTCCGCCCAGTTAATAGACCGTCAGTTTCGTGACATTCTTACCCTTATTAATCCAGGGGATTTACTGGTCTTTAACGACACCAAAGTCATACCTGCGCGCCTGCATGGCAAAAAAGAGACTGGGGGTAATGTAGAACTCCTGATTGAACGTATCAGCGCTGAAAATCAAGCTTGGGTTCAAATCAGAGCCTCGAAGGTTCCTAAAACTGGTTCGATTGTTCATATCCAAAACCCAGCAGGCGAAAGTTTTCCTGTAGAAATGATTGGCTATGACGGCCGGTTTTATGAAGTTCGCTTTCCGGAAAACGTATTTTCTCTGCTAGAACGTTTTGGAGAGCTGCCATTGCCACCGTATATCGAGCATCAACCTGATGCACAGGATGCCACACGCTATCAAACCGTTGTCGCCAAAAATCCGGGGGCAGTAGCAGCGCCTACTGCTGGCTTACATTTTGATGAAGATATTCTGGAAAGACTCTCTCAAAATGGCGTTCGTCATGCGACGGTTACGCTTCATGTTGGAGCGGGCACTTTTACACCAGTCCGTGAAGAAGATCTGAGTAAACACCGCATGCACTATGAGTGGTATTCAATTCCAACTCAGACCTTAGAAGCCATCGCCCAAACGCATCGCAATGGTAATCGAGTCATTGCGGTGGGCACAACCAGTCTACGAGCCCTAGAGAGTCAGACCCTGACCCAACAGAGCAGCGGCGAAACGAATCTCTTTATTACCCCTGGCTTTTCTTTTAAAGCAGTCGATTGCTTGATCACCAATTTTCATTTACCTAAATCGACACTGCTCATGCTAGTAAGTGCTTTTGCGGGGGTCGACAACATCCGCAATGCTTATCAACATGCCATCCAAAATGAATATCGCTTTTTTAGCTACGGCGATGCGATGTTCCTCAGCCGCCCCCACCTTTCAAACCCATGA
- a CDS encoding glutathione S-transferase N-terminal domain-containing protein — protein MKLIGSLTSPYVRKVRIVLIEKKVEVDLELENVWAADTKIAQNNPLGKIPCLLLDDGEAIYDSRVIAEYADSLSPVGKLIPADSRERASVKTWEALADGVEDAGILARLEATLRPPEQQSPVWIERQMGKMKHGLAQMSQQLGENEWCHGNQMSLADIAVGCSLGYLLFRFPDIAWQAQYSNLDRLYQKLMQRPSFAQTLPPAA, from the coding sequence ATGAAACTCATCGGATCCCTCACCAGCCCCTATGTACGTAAGGTACGCATTGTTCTGATCGAAAAGAAGGTCGAGGTAGACCTCGAACTGGAAAATGTCTGGGCTGCAGACACAAAAATTGCCCAAAATAACCCCTTAGGTAAGATTCCTTGTCTTTTATTGGATGATGGGGAAGCTATTTATGACTCGCGTGTAATCGCAGAATATGCTGACAGCCTGAGCCCCGTCGGCAAACTCATCCCGGCAGACAGTCGTGAGCGCGCTAGTGTTAAAACCTGGGAGGCCTTAGCTGATGGCGTTGAGGATGCCGGCATCCTGGCGCGTCTTGAGGCAACCCTACGCCCTCCCGAGCAGCAGAGCCCAGTGTGGATTGAGCGTCAAATGGGCAAAATGAAGCATGGGCTTGCGCAAATGTCGCAGCAACTGGGTGAGAACGAGTGGTGTCACGGCAACCAAATGTCTTTGGCAGACATTGCGGTAGGTTGCTCATTGGGTTATTTGTTATTTCGCTTCCCTGATATTGCTTGGCAAGCTCAATATTCCAACTTAGATAGGCTTTATCAAAAGTTAATGCAAAGACCTTCTTTTGCACAAACTCTACCGCCTGCGGCATAA
- a CDS encoding 3-deoxy-D-manno-octulosonic acid transferase: MTPSLEGAPNDSQYGARPKFWFAVYQLLWHLLLPFAFIRLAWRARHSAQYLSHLPERLAFGYKKPIKQGAIWIHAVSVGETRAAQPLIDVYLERGESILLTHMTLNGRRTGASLFGKAIASGQIRQVYLPYDLCWAVAKFIRIFKPKFGLFMETEAWPTVVFDCAEKGLPLFLVNARLSERSARRVNRFGKAGRALFQAFAGILAQTEFDAQRYRSLGVRQVEIVGNLKFDVPLDPNLVVQGQSWKHEIHQGGRLMVCAASTRDGEEEVILKAWRDLLLSNTFKVSPVLCLVPRHPERFSEVANQIHDMGFRFQRRSEWNVSPQYGADIQVILGDSMGEMPMYYSAADLVVMGGSLLPFGGQNLIEACAAGCPVLLGEHTYNFQQAAIDAIQIGAAKRISGELLLTEPIALMEALKELLSHPEELERMATAAKIYTSAHQGATQKILAALEHQNFTLN, from the coding sequence GTGACCCCAAGCCTTGAGGGTGCACCAAATGATTCTCAATATGGTGCCCGCCCCAAGTTCTGGTTTGCTGTCTATCAATTACTATGGCATTTGCTTTTGCCATTTGCTTTTATTCGTCTTGCTTGGCGCGCTCGCCACAGCGCCCAATATTTAAGCCATCTACCTGAACGTTTAGCATTTGGCTATAAGAAACCCATTAAACAGGGTGCCATCTGGATTCATGCGGTATCAGTTGGCGAGACAAGGGCTGCTCAACCTTTAATTGATGTCTATCTTGAGCGTGGCGAATCAATACTGCTAACGCATATGACGCTCAATGGTCGGCGAACTGGCGCTTCATTATTTGGGAAAGCAATTGCTTCGGGCCAGATACGCCAGGTATATTTGCCGTATGACCTTTGCTGGGCAGTAGCTAAATTTATTCGCATCTTCAAGCCTAAATTTGGCTTATTTATGGAAACGGAGGCTTGGCCAACAGTCGTTTTTGATTGTGCTGAAAAAGGCCTACCTTTATTTTTAGTCAATGCCCGCTTGTCCGAGCGAAGTGCTCGGCGAGTAAACCGATTTGGTAAAGCGGGCAGAGCATTATTTCAGGCTTTTGCTGGAATATTGGCTCAGACTGAGTTCGATGCGCAGCGTTACCGAAGTCTTGGCGTAAGACAGGTTGAGATTGTTGGGAATCTCAAGTTTGATGTTCCTTTGGATCCAAATTTAGTAGTGCAAGGGCAATCCTGGAAACATGAGATTCATCAGGGTGGTCGACTCATGGTCTGTGCTGCCAGTACGCGAGATGGTGAAGAGGAGGTGATTCTCAAGGCTTGGAGGGATTTATTGCTCAGCAATACATTCAAAGTGTCGCCGGTCTTATGTTTGGTGCCACGTCATCCAGAGCGTTTTTCTGAAGTGGCCAATCAAATTCATGACATGGGGTTCCGATTTCAGCGTCGTTCGGAATGGAATGTCAGTCCTCAGTACGGCGCGGATATTCAAGTCATCTTAGGCGACTCCATGGGTGAAATGCCGATGTATTACAGCGCAGCCGACTTAGTGGTGATGGGAGGAAGTCTCTTGCCGTTTGGCGGTCAAAATCTGATTGAAGCTTGTGCTGCAGGATGCCCAGTATTGTTAGGTGAGCATACATACAATTTCCAACAAGCGGCTATAGATGCAATCCAGATTGGCGCTGCCAAACGGATATCCGGAGAATTGCTATTAACTGAGCCGATCGCTTTAATGGAAGCGTTGAAGGAATTGCTATCTCACCCGGAAGAATTAGAGAGGATGGCTACTGCTGCAAAAATCTATACAAGCGCGCATCAAGGAGCGACCCAAAAAATCTTGGCCGCTCTTGAGCATCAGAACTTTACACTCAATTAG
- the secD gene encoding protein translocase subunit SecD: protein MNRYPLWKYIVILVALLIGGLYSLPNIYGEAPAVQVSSAKPTIKVDLATQSRVEKILTDASIENTGIFFESVGNVGSIKIRFNNTDIQLRARDLLQQKLNIDQNDPNFTVALNLLSNTPSWLNAMNALPMPLGLDLRGGVYFLLQVDMKGAVQKKVTSLATDIRSQLREKSIRHQGIERGQETITISFGGMEEAEKARSVLQTSQPELNWQILPTGLTPKLVGEFKPTALKEIQDSAVKQNIITLNKRVNELAVKEPVIQQQGAERIVVQLPGVQDTARAKDIIGRTATLESRLADPIVSTIAIGETPPPGMDVFRFGENRQGVFKKSVIFSGDRITDASAGFDQNQRPAVNISLDAAGGRVMQEVTRENIGKPMGMILFEKGKGEVLTIATIQSEFGSKFQITGQPTTESANDLALLLRAGSLAAPMEIIEERTIGPSLGAENIEKGFKSLIIGFAAIAIFMIAYYMLFGTFSVLALAVNLLLLISILSMLQATLTLPGIAAMALALGMAIDSNVLINERIREELRAGASPQTAIAIGFDKAWGTILDSNVTTLIAGLALLAFGSGPIKGFAVVHCLGILTSMFSAVFFSRGLVNLWYGRHKKVQKLAIGQVWRPKEK from the coding sequence ATGAATCGTTACCCTCTCTGGAAATACATAGTCATCCTGGTTGCATTATTAATTGGGGGACTATATTCACTACCCAATATTTACGGAGAGGCGCCAGCAGTTCAGGTTTCATCTGCCAAACCCACTATCAAAGTGGATTTGGCAACCCAATCTCGTGTTGAAAAAATTCTGACGGATGCCAGCATTGAAAATACCGGCATCTTCTTTGAGTCTGTTGGTAATGTTGGCTCCATCAAGATTCGTTTTAACAACACCGATATTCAATTGCGTGCTCGCGATCTATTGCAACAAAAATTAAATATTGATCAAAACGATCCTAATTTCACCGTTGCATTAAATCTACTTTCAAATACTCCCAGCTGGCTAAATGCTATGAATGCATTGCCAATGCCATTGGGCCTTGACTTGCGTGGTGGCGTGTACTTCTTGCTACAAGTCGATATGAAAGGTGCAGTTCAAAAGAAAGTCACTTCCTTAGCGACGGATATTCGCAGTCAACTGCGCGAGAAGTCAATACGCCATCAAGGTATTGAGCGTGGCCAAGAAACTATCACCATCTCTTTTGGCGGCATGGAAGAGGCTGAAAAAGCACGCTCAGTATTGCAAACTAGCCAGCCAGAACTCAATTGGCAGATTTTGCCTACCGGTCTTACACCAAAGTTAGTCGGTGAATTTAAGCCTACAGCTTTAAAAGAAATTCAAGACAGCGCTGTAAAGCAAAACATCATTACCCTGAATAAGCGCGTTAATGAGTTAGCTGTGAAAGAGCCCGTTATTCAGCAGCAAGGTGCGGAGCGCATCGTAGTGCAATTACCTGGCGTACAAGATACTGCGCGCGCTAAAGATATTATTGGTCGCACTGCCACATTGGAGTCTCGACTAGCTGATCCGATTGTTTCAACCATTGCGATTGGTGAAACACCTCCTCCAGGTATGGATGTATTCCGCTTTGGTGAAAATCGCCAAGGGGTATTCAAAAAATCGGTCATCTTCAGCGGTGATCGTATTACCGATGCAAGTGCTGGCTTTGACCAAAACCAACGGCCTGCAGTCAACATCTCACTTGATGCGGCTGGTGGTCGTGTGATGCAAGAGGTGACCCGCGAGAATATTGGCAAGCCAATGGGAATGATCTTGTTTGAAAAAGGCAAAGGTGAAGTACTGACGATTGCCACCATTCAAAGTGAGTTCGGCTCCAAGTTTCAAATTACTGGCCAGCCAACTACTGAAAGCGCCAATGACTTAGCGCTTTTATTGCGAGCAGGTTCACTTGCGGCACCAATGGAAATCATTGAAGAGCGCACTATTGGACCAAGCTTAGGTGCAGAAAATATTGAGAAAGGTTTCAAATCTCTGATCATTGGTTTTGCTGCCATAGCGATTTTCATGATCGCCTATTACATGTTGTTTGGAACTTTCTCGGTACTTGCTCTCGCAGTGAACTTGTTGCTACTGATTTCGATTCTCTCGATGCTGCAAGCAACATTGACGCTTCCCGGTATTGCGGCAATGGCATTGGCCCTAGGTATGGCAATTGACTCCAACGTTCTAATCAATGAGCGTATCCGTGAAGAGCTGCGCGCGGGGGCTTCACCACAGACTGCAATCGCCATTGGCTTTGATAAAGCATGGGGCACTATTTTGGACTCTAACGTCACAACCCTGATTGCTGGTCTTGCTTTGCTTGCTTTCGGCTCTGGCCCCATCAAGGGCTTTGCAGTGGTCCATTGCCTTGGCATCCTCACTTCAATGTTCTCAGCTGTCTTCTTCTCACGCGGCCTGGTCAACCTTTGGTATGGCAGACATAAGAAGGTTCAGAAACTCGCTATCGGCCAAGTTTGGCGCCCCAAGGAGAAATAA